The DNA window TGAAGctgtattatattgttattgcataattattttatattctattgctatacatgtttttttagCAATGTAATTGCTATACATTCactcaattattttaagttaagtttatcttaatttattattgtatatacgctgtaataaagaaaaacaagttataaatactttactgAGGATATTAACAATACAAAGTATTACGAAGTACTATAAAAGTTACATTGTGATATTTTATGAGAGTAATGATATGAGAATATTGACTAGACGTCTGAGAAAAACAGTTAtccttgtaatattttattataattgactCTGAATTTATACGCATATGCACAGCCTCTATTTATGCacaaattttcttgaaaacttGATAATCTGAATagtaaaagtattaaagagGTTAATCTTTCTGACATACTCggcttcaaaaataatattatatattatagagtatataatatgtaagattaaattataactatgtacattaaaattttgttcttaaatACATTACAGATGTATATTACAAGCTATGCTTCGCATACATTATTTCTCGAGCATATCCTTTGcttcattaatttttgcagCGATATATGGAGAACCGCCGCGATCTGGATGATTCACAGCcattactttcttaaattGTTCCTTTACTTTGCCCTTACTAGCTGTTGGCGACACGCCCAAGATTAAACTGGCTTCCCGCCTCGTCATCTTTGGTTCAAAGCCACCCTTGTAATATTTGCTGTTCGCTAGTGACTACGaatgtcaataaaatattagcacTTTCATACATAAGTAAGCAACTGTGAAAaacttgagaaaaaaattaagttgaaaGACATCACTTAGAACGCCGTTACTGTTATcatgacatttttttcaacaataaaaataacatttaatcgtcatttttatgaatattttagttccctattatttaaattaatacttattccATACTGGTACGCATATAAATGCGTACCAGTGCGCAATACGAATGCACAAATATATTCAGTAATTGATGTGCCAGAGTAAAAGTTATgtgcaataaatataagttatatatatatgtatgtatgtgtacacacacacacacacacacacacacacatatatatattcatattttataatatattttaaatattgaaggatatttgtaaactttatattttaaactgcaTTCCAAGTTATCGCATATATGTAATGTGACctgtagattttattattgggAATAAATACTGGAATGCATTCTTATcagtgatattaatatttacaaatagtaaacatttttaataaaattcatgtttataacatacaatttaaatttttatgtaaagtatactaaaaaataaagtattaacataaaaagattacaaaagatggaaaaatattagattaatcAAAAAAAGCTTATTCTACAGAAATTATTAGtttagaatttcaaaatttaatattgattattgcaattaatatagattaatatagatcacattaaatattacacatttaaaattatatatatttacttatttataattaatactctACAGCAAAGTAAAAAGcaacaaattgttatttttagctcattattttttttttaattataatctttttaaagagTAATAACGATAACAAATCCCTTtatgaaacaatattttcaaccctgagaaaaattatttctacctGAGAATCTAGCATCTTCATTGTATCTGCCATCCTCTGTGAGAGATTTGGCATTCTCCTGAGCAAATAACGCCCTGCAAACCCAATAGCCGCCAGGCCAATACCTGCTGCTACAACTGTGCTCGcctggaaaataattttttcttcatcttcatcaaacattttaaatttaacattcttatgttattcttatattactatatttttaagagacataataaaatgttatgccAGAAgcaaaagtatattataaattataaaacactGAAGGAGAACCAACATCACTGAGAAAACTTAAccttcttaattaaaaacttaattaaacttaaactATTATTGTTAGGGATTGAatgtcattttatataaactgcacgaaagttcttattataaaactgTCGTCATTTTATAGTAGTAATACTATACGTCTATCGACGtcaaaaaattacgaaatattCATGTGTGACAAAGAACTTTGACACTGCATTTGTTTGCTTGCACACATCTCGAGTTTAACATTAATACGGATAGTTTTGCGTTCTTGCAATAGGAAAAATGCGAATTTCACTATTAACTTCTTCTCTGTAAATTCCTCAGTGCTCTTACCATCTTATTCGAAGTGTTTCAAAAGCAGACGTAATTTTGTGTATATACCgggagaaaataattttagcgtGACCGCGACCGATCACGCGATCATTGCTCCATCTGCGCTATTTTCGAGAGCATTACCATTGTCATGATAAAATCGCGATCCTTCATTATCATTTGTACATATCACAATCCACACACAATCACacactacacacacacacacaggcaATATAATTATCGTGTTTGCAGAGCTTGGATCATACTTAATCTTCTTAATTACATCTGTTTATGTCTTTATCTGTTTTCTTATTATCAAAGCTTAGAGAAAGTACAATTATTGCACTTGAAATACAAAAGGAGTGCAGTTAGGAGCAAGATTCTATTTTCAATTCTGCAccttttacagtttttttttttaaataaaattttaaaaaagcgaTATCTCATTCTTCTCTATCTTTGAAAGAGGTGAAGAAGGGGGGGAGAAACAAATACGGCGATTACGATTAGAACAGTATCGGATATCCTTAGAAATAGgtcttcgtttttttttttttttttttttaaatatagtaacGACGCAAATTTTGTCATGAGGATGAGAACGCCTGCTCGGCGCCAATCGACCGCTGGTTTCAGCTTCTAGTTGATAACAGCCAATGCGGAAGGCTTTGGGCTCTTTGTAACCGAGCTTTCCGCATCTTTCATCtttcctccctttctcttccCCTCTGACATTCAACTCATCCTACTTCGTTTTAACCTTTAAAGGCTCGCGAGATGTTACATACAATGTTTCGAAAAGAGCATCGTACTTTATGCgagcaaatttatataaataaagatatacttTTTCctgcaaaacaaaattttcactctgagcatgaaaaaaaaattgttgcagCCCTCTAAAGGTCAAGTGCGAGAGAAACACAGAGTCCAACGCCACGAGGGACGCGGATCCCAACGCAGCGTCGCCGATCGCTCTCCCTGGCTCTCCCCGATCCCGGGAGGTCCCCAAGCGAGCTCCGCGAGGATACGCGGAGTAGACGCGACTGCGACTGCGGGAGACCGCGCGAACGGTCGTTACATTCGCATGCGCGCGTATACATAGTATATACATACTACATACGTACGCACTAGCGAAGCCGGCGCGTTGCGAGACGCACGGTAGTCGCGCGTTTCCACGCGCGCACATAAATATCGAATATCGTGTCAGCGAATCGGCCGAATCGTCCCAAATCGGATTTTCGAACGAGCCTCCTGGCCGCGCGCGCGTCATCGGGGATCTCGCTCCTTCCAGGCGccacgcggcgcggcgcggagcGGAGCGGCGCGTGTATCCCATTGTACACGTGCATCGATTCGCGCCTGGAGATTTCTCCGTCGAGGTTTTGTCATGGCTGGGCGAGAGCCGCGGGAAACGTCGTAGCGTCGTAGCGTGCTCCTGATGCGGCAAGGCAGGGACCGACATCGTCTGGGGCGATTATCGTctgtctctcctctctcgcgAGAGCTCCAGAGAGAGATTTTCGGCTATACGATCATCAATACCGAAACGCTCGCTCTCGACTCGGCAATCTCGGCGTAGGTCGTATACCAGCGTTGATTAACGCTAGTCCCGGTTAACTCAATCTCCCTACCTTCCCTTCTCTCCTCTcactccccctcccctctttttctctctctttgcctGTATATTGCGAGACCGATATAACTTCGGTAGAAGTTGAGACTTCGACAGACACGAATACACGAATACACGAGAGCAAAACGTGTCTACGACAATTTGCACGAGATCTGTatgaaagtttatatatacattgatatatcaatatatataatatatcgttttctttctttggCCCGCAACGGGATTTCCGCGTGAAACAAAAAGAGACAAAAGATAGTTGCTAGTTCAGGAACGGTAATCTGGTAATACTACACATGAAATTTCAAATCTGTTTCTCGACGATCGTCGGAGGAAAGCGTTGCAGCAACAAGGTGGTTCAATCCCGCCCCGGTACTCTTCCGCATATCCCCTCATCACGCCAAATAAGACGCACAAATGTGACCCGTAGACTACGCTGTCGTTCTGTCGCACTCGCATGCGCAACAACTGTCGACGCGGTACCTATCCGCGTATATGTGTAGTGTATCGCATTTGCgccatatacacacacacacacacacacacacacgaaatacttcacacatacatacatgcatacgtacacacgtatatacatatcacacacacacgcacgcgcacacacacacacacacaccacagaGAAAGCGAAAAGTAGGTTCCGAGTGAAGTTAGCGCATAGAACAAGCGCAGACACAGCTGAAGGGGGCGAATCGTGCGCGGCGAAGGATGACGACTTGCTACTCAAGTTGTAGCACATGCGAATTGACACAGGAGCATAGCGAGCGCGCGTATGTGCGCGCGGGGTCGTTAATGCCTTAACGCGTGAATTTAAGTGTTTATCGAAACGCATATGTAGGAGAGACGCGTACGCAACGTGCCCTAGGCACGCGCATAAATTTCCGTGTTAAAGGCATTAACGACCCCGGGCTGGGCGCTACCGATAACGGAATGCCCGCGTATCGGGACACCTGAAATAATAATCCTAACTCACGTCGTACGTTTCCTTCGCCCGGGACGCACTTACTTTACACGTCGCGCTTAACGCTATTTACGTGAAGCTGCGCGTAATGCGTGTACTCGCATGGTCACACGGTGTACCAAACGGACCGGTCTCTAAAGTATCgtcaatgtaaattataaccGTGTTTTCGTGCACGCTCAAGGGGGCTTCTCTCCTCGTTGAGACTTTGTGTGCTGTGATTTACACACCTACCGCCGCTGAATCTGTGTGCGGCGGCCTTTAAGGCCACGCATATGGGCGACCTGACACGCgggagagagaatgagagagagagagagagtggggGGGGGACGGGGgcagaaggaaagagaaagaaagcacGCGCACGAATACAACGTGCGAGCGGTTAAGTTATAGTGAGCAATGTTTCGAATCAGCaagctattttttttacaatattagaGCTGAACGCCTAATATAGCTTTCATCGGTCGAAGACTCTTATTATAATGCACCACACGTTCGAGGTAAATTAATCGCTCGGCGGATGTTGGGAAAGGGAGAGTCTTTGTCTCTCGCAAATAAAGCTCGCGCGAGCGTTTCTCCGCACGTTGAACATCTTTCACTCTTTTGTTTGCCTCTTTCGCGGCATCAGCGATAGCGCATACGTATATTATACGTACGT is part of the Monomorium pharaonis isolate MP-MQ-018 chromosome 2, ASM1337386v2, whole genome shotgun sequence genome and encodes:
- the LOC105832111 gene encoding mitochondrial import inner membrane translocase subunit TIM14 isoform X2 encodes the protein MASTVVAAGIGLAAIGFAGRYLLRRMPNLSQRMADTMKMLDSQSLANSKYYKGGFEPKMTRREASLILGVSPTASKGKVKEQFKKVMAVNHPDRGGSPYIAAKINEAKDMLEK
- the LOC105832111 gene encoding uncharacterized protein LOC105832111 isoform X1, yielding MSVPALPHQEHATTLRRFPRLSPSHDKTSTEKSPGANRCTCTMGYTRRSAPRRAAWRLEGARSPMTRARPGGSFENPIWDDSADSLTRYSIFMCARGNARLPCVSQRAGFASAYVCSMYILCIRAHANVTTVRAVSRSRSRVYSAYPRGARLGTSRDRGEPGRAIGDAALGSASLVALDSVFLSHLTFRGLQQFFFHAQSENFVLQEKASTVVAAGIGLAAIGFAGRYLLRRMPNLSQRMADTMKMLDSQSLANSKYYKGGFEPKMTRREASLILGVSPTASKGKVKEQFKKVMAVNHPDRGGSPYIAAKINEAKDMLEK